One genomic region from Sciurus carolinensis chromosome 2, mSciCar1.2, whole genome shotgun sequence encodes:
- the Slc8a3 gene encoding sodium/calcium exchanger 3 isoform X5: MERGISEVTDRKLTMEEEEAKRIAEMGKPVLGEHPKLEVIIEESYEFKTTVDKLIKKTNLALVVGTHSWRDQFMEAITVSAAGDEDEDESGEERLPSCFDYVMHFLTVFWKVLFACVPPTEYCHGWACFVVSILIIGMLTAIIGDLASHFGCTIGLKDSVTAVVFVAFGTSVPDTFASKAAALQDVYADASIGNVTGSNAVNVFLGIGLAWSVAAIYWALQGQEFHVSAGTLAFSVTLFTIFAFVCISVLLYRRRPHLGGELGGPRGCKLATTWLFVSLWLLYILFATLEAYCYIKGF; encoded by the exons agGTGACAGACAGGAAGCTGACTatggaggaagaggaagccaAGAGGATAGCAGAGATGGGAAAGCCAGTATTGGGTGAACACCCCAAACTAGAGGTCATCATTGAAGAGTCCtatgagttcaag aCTACAGTGGACAAACTAATCAAGAAGACAAACCTGGCCTTGGTTGTGGGGACCCACTCCTGGAGGGACCAGTTCATGGAGGCTATTACTGTCAGCGCAG CaggggatgaggatgaggatgaatCGGGGGAGGAGAGGCTGCCATCCTGCTTTGACTACGTCATGCACTTCCTGACGGTCTTCTGGAAGGTGCTGTTTGCCTGTGTGCCCCCCACAGAGTACTGCCATGGCTGGGCCTGCTTCGTTGTCTCCATCCTCATCATCGGCATGCTTACTGCCATCATTGGGGACTTGGCCTCCCACTTCGGCTGCACAATTGGTCTCAAGGATTCAGTCACAGCTGTTGTCTTCGTGGCATTTGGCACCTCCGTGCCAG ACACATTCGCCAGCAAAGCTGCGGCCCTCCAGGACGTGTACGCGGACGCCTCCATTGGCAACGTTACCGGCAGCAATGCCGTCAATGTCTTCCTGGGTATTGGCCTGGCCTGGTCCGTGGCCGCCATCTACTGGGCCCTGCAGGGACAGGAGTTCCACGTGTCCGCAGGCACGCTGGCCTTCTCCGTCACCCTTTTCACCATCTTTGCATTTGTCTGCATCAGTGTGCTCTTGTACCGACGGCGGCCCCACCTGGGTGGGGAGCTGGGTGGCCCCCGCGGCTGCAAGCTTGCCACGACGTGGCTCTTCGTGAGCCTGTGGCTCCTCTACATACTCTTTGCCACACTGGAGGCCTACTGCTACATCAAGGGGTTCTGA